Proteins encoded within one genomic window of Terriglobus sp. TAA 43:
- the rplR gene encoding 50S ribosomal protein L18 codes for MITAPQRNVIRKRVHKRVRAKVAGTTERPRLNIFRSLNHIYAQVIDDSTHTTLASASTIAKKGEEKKSGGNIAAAQEVGKLVAERAKEAGVTKVVFDRGGYLYHGRIKALADAAREAGLEF; via the coding sequence ATGATCACTGCACCTCAGCGCAATGTCATCCGGAAGCGCGTTCACAAGCGCGTTCGTGCGAAGGTCGCCGGCACCACCGAGCGTCCTCGCCTGAACATCTTCCGTTCGCTCAACCACATCTACGCACAGGTCATCGACGACTCCACGCACACCACGCTGGCTTCCGCCTCCACTATCGCCAAGAAGGGTGAAGAGAAGAAGAGCGGCGGCAACATCGCTGCAGCCCAGGAAGTGGGCAAGCTGGTTGCAGAGCGTGCCAAGGAAGCAGGCGTGACCAAGGTTGTGTTTGACCGTGGTGGTTACCTGTATCACGGCCGTATCAAGGCCCTGGCCGATGCCGCGCGTGAAGCCGGTCTCGAGTTCTAA
- a CDS encoding type Z 30S ribosomal protein S14: MSTTAKAVKDAKKPKFKCRQHNRCQLCGRPRAFLRKFGICRLCFRGLALKGEIPGVVKSSW; encoded by the coding sequence ATGTCGACTACTGCAAAAGCAGTCAAGGACGCAAAGAAGCCCAAGTTCAAGTGCCGCCAGCACAACCGCTGCCAGCTCTGCGGTCGCCCCCGCGCATTCCTCCGCAAGTTCGGCATCTGCCGGCTGTGCTTCCGTGGTCTGGCGCTCAAGGGTGAAATCCCAGGCGTCGTAAAGTCCAGCTGGTAG
- the rplF gene encoding 50S ribosomal protein L6 encodes MSRIGLKPIPVATTVKYTVNGNIVEVTGPKGTVNALLPTGIRLEQKDGFVHAVRDNDSQKAIHGLARALVFNAIEGVTNGWKKELDIVGIGYRAEMKGKDMVVFTLGYSHPIEFPLPAGIVVTIDPKQTHLTIEGIDRQKVGQVAADMRSLRKPDPYKNKGVRYSDEKLKKKVGKTGSK; translated from the coding sequence ATGTCACGTATTGGTTTGAAGCCGATTCCTGTTGCTACCACCGTGAAGTACACGGTGAATGGCAACATCGTTGAAGTAACTGGCCCCAAGGGCACCGTCAATGCTCTTCTGCCCACCGGCATCCGCCTGGAGCAGAAGGATGGTTTCGTGCACGCCGTGCGCGACAACGATTCGCAGAAGGCCATCCACGGTCTGGCTCGCGCTCTGGTATTCAACGCCATTGAGGGTGTGACGAACGGTTGGAAGAAGGAACTGGACATCGTCGGTATCGGTTACCGTGCTGAGATGAAGGGCAAGGATATGGTCGTGTTCACGCTCGGCTACTCCCACCCGATCGAGTTCCCGCTGCCCGCCGGCATCGTAGTCACCATCGATCCGAAGCAGACGCACCTGACGATCGAAGGCATCGATCGCCAGAAGGTTGGCCAGGTGGCCGCCGATATGCGTTCGCTGCGTAAGCCTGATCCGTACAAGAACAAGGGCGTACGTTACTCGGACGAGAAGCTGAAGAAGAAGGTCGGCAAGACCGGCTCGAAATAA
- the rpsH gene encoding 30S ribosomal protein S8, giving the protein MNLTDPVADFLTRVRNAINARHQKMDVPASNLKAEIARILKEEGYIANYKMVEENDRRVLRVYLKYDAEGTCAILDLKRISKPGSRVYLGAQDIRRVQGGLGISILTTPKGVMTGRTARKENVGGEVLAHVW; this is encoded by the coding sequence ATGAACCTGACCGACCCAGTAGCAGACTTCCTGACCCGCGTCCGTAACGCCATCAATGCCCGTCACCAGAAGATGGATGTTCCCGCTTCGAACCTGAAGGCGGAGATTGCCCGCATTCTGAAGGAAGAAGGCTACATCGCGAACTACAAGATGGTGGAAGAGAATGACCGCCGCGTTCTCCGCGTTTACCTGAAGTACGACGCAGAAGGCACCTGCGCCATTCTTGACCTGAAGCGTATCTCCAAGCCCGGTTCGCGCGTGTACCTCGGTGCACAGGACATCCGCCGCGTGCAGGGTGGACTCGGTATCTCGATCCTCACCACGCCGAAGGGTGTGATGACGGGCCGTACCGCTCGCAAGGAAAACGTTGGCGGCGAAGTCCTAGCTCACGTCTGGTAG
- the rplE gene encoding 50S ribosomal protein L5, with translation MARLREKYTNELKAAVQKELGITNVMAVPKIEKIVINMGLGEATQNNKIIDPLVSDLAAVTGQKPVLTKAKKSIAQFKVREGQSIGAMVTLRGEAMFEFLDRLISVALPRVRDFKGVSSKSFDGRGNYTLGLRDQLIFPEIDYSKVEKLKGMNVTIVTTAADDNSARVLLKHFGMPFRA, from the coding sequence GTGGCACGACTCCGTGAGAAATATACAAACGAGTTGAAGGCGGCCGTTCAGAAGGAGCTGGGCATCACGAACGTGATGGCAGTGCCGAAGATCGAGAAGATCGTCATCAATATGGGCCTCGGTGAGGCGACGCAGAACAACAAGATCATCGACCCCCTGGTCAGCGATCTGGCAGCCGTAACCGGCCAGAAGCCGGTTCTGACCAAGGCGAAGAAGTCCATCGCTCAGTTCAAGGTGCGTGAAGGCCAGTCGATCGGCGCCATGGTCACCCTGCGCGGTGAAGCAATGTTCGAGTTCCTTGATCGTCTGATCTCGGTGGCTCTGCCCCGCGTGCGCGACTTCAAGGGTGTCTCCTCGAAGAGCTTCGACGGCCGCGGCAACTACACGCTCGGTCTGCGTGATCAGCTCATCTTCCCCGAAATCGATTACTCGAAGGTGGAGAAGCTGAAGGGTATGAACGTGACCATCGTGACGACCGCTGCGGACGATAACAGCGCGCGCGTCCTCCTCAAGCACTTCGGCATGCCGTTCCGCGCATAG
- the rpmD gene encoding 50S ribosomal protein L30 — protein sequence MAENTGKIKIQYYRSKIATPVKHKLVVKGLGFTRLNQIVEREDTPSVRGMVAAIPHLVRIVE from the coding sequence ATGGCAGAAAACACGGGCAAGATCAAGATCCAGTACTACCGCTCGAAGATCGCGACGCCGGTCAAGCACAAGCTGGTAGTTAAGGGCCTGGGCTTTACGCGTCTGAATCAGATCGTGGAGCGCGAGGACACACCCTCGGTTCGCGGCATGGTTGCGGCAATCCCGCACCTGGTTCGCATCGTCGAGTAG
- the rpsE gene encoding 30S ribosomal protein S5, protein MAIRKKIDANKLNLKDQVVAINRVTKVVKGGKNMSFAALVVIGDPEQGIVGYGSGKAKEVPQAIRKGIEAAKKNLHKVNLTETSIPHQVLGRYGSGHVLLKPAPEGTGVIAGGAVRAVMTSAGVQNVLTKSLGTANPHNVIKATFDALIQLRDKAAVAALRGKDVHEL, encoded by the coding sequence ATGGCAATTCGCAAGAAGATTGATGCAAACAAGCTGAACCTGAAGGACCAGGTCGTCGCGATCAACCGCGTGACCAAGGTCGTTAAGGGCGGTAAGAATATGTCGTTCGCAGCACTGGTTGTGATCGGCGATCCGGAGCAGGGCATTGTGGGTTACGGCAGCGGCAAGGCCAAGGAAGTTCCCCAGGCCATCCGCAAGGGCATTGAAGCGGCCAAGAAGAACCTGCACAAGGTGAACCTGACCGAGACCTCGATTCCGCACCAGGTGCTGGGCCGTTACGGCTCGGGTCACGTGCTGCTGAAGCCGGCTCCTGAAGGTACCGGTGTGATCGCAGGTGGTGCGGTGCGTGCGGTGATGACGTCTGCCGGTGTGCAGAACGTTCTGACCAAGTCGCTGGGAACAGCGAACCCGCACAACGTGATCAAGGCCACGTTTGACGCGCTGATCCAGCTGCGTGACAAGGCTGCTGTTGCAGCTCTGCGCGGCAAGGATGTTCACGAACTCTAA